The Dehalococcoidia bacterium genome has a window encoding:
- a CDS encoding argininosuccinate synthase: MGEKVVLAYSGGLDTSVAVRWLKEERGYDVIALTVDVGMDRDRETLQSRALAAGAEKFVWRDAREAFLREYAFRALRAGAVYQGHYPLATALSRPLIARLLVDVAREEGARAVAHGCTGKGNDQVRFDVSVQALAPDLRIVAPVREWDMDREREIEYAQRHGIPVPVTRASPYSVDVNLWGRSVECGPLEDPWQEPPEDAFEWTRPLDRTPDAPAYVEVTFEQGVPVALDGREMGPVELVSALNALAGEHGVGRIDMLEDRLVGIKSREVYEAPAAVALLAAHEALEQMTLSRDQRRFKARVAQEYAELVYNGLWFSRHRQDLDAYVASTQRHVTGTVRLKLHKGRAVAVGRKSPRSLYDFSLATYEAGDAFDHRASPGFIHIWGLPVRVQAQAQPLEEGEDVGGEQGQH, encoded by the coding sequence ATGGGCGAGAAGGTGGTGCTGGCCTATTCGGGCGGACTGGACACCTCGGTGGCCGTCCGCTGGCTGAAGGAGGAGCGGGGCTACGACGTCATCGCCCTGACGGTGGACGTGGGCATGGACCGGGACCGCGAGACGCTCCAGTCCCGGGCCCTGGCCGCCGGCGCCGAGAAGTTCGTGTGGAGGGACGCGCGGGAGGCCTTCCTGAGGGAGTACGCCTTTCGCGCCCTCCGCGCCGGGGCCGTCTACCAGGGGCACTACCCGCTGGCCACAGCCCTCTCCCGCCCCCTCATCGCCCGCCTGCTGGTGGACGTGGCACGGGAGGAGGGGGCGAGGGCGGTGGCCCATGGCTGCACCGGGAAGGGCAACGACCAGGTGCGCTTCGACGTCTCGGTACAGGCCCTGGCGCCCGACCTGCGCATCGTGGCGCCGGTGCGGGAATGGGACATGGACCGGGAGCGGGAGATCGAATACGCCCAGCGCCACGGCATCCCCGTGCCCGTTACCAGGGCCAGCCCCTATTCGGTGGACGTGAACCTGTGGGGACGCTCGGTGGAGTGCGGCCCCCTGGAGGACCCCTGGCAGGAGCCGCCCGAGGACGCCTTCGAGTGGACTCGGCCCCTCGACCGGACGCCCGACGCCCCCGCCTACGTGGAGGTGACCTTCGAGCAGGGGGTGCCGGTGGCCCTGGACGGCCGCGAGATGGGGCCGGTGGAGCTGGTCTCGGCCCTGAACGCCCTGGCCGGCGAGCACGGCGTGGGGCGCATAGACATGCTGGAGGACAGGCTGGTGGGCATCAAGTCGCGGGAGGTCTACGAGGCGCCGGCGGCGGTAGCCCTGCTGGCCGCCCACGAGGCCCTGGAGCAGATGACCCTCTCCCGCGACCAGCGCCGCTTCAAGGCGCGGGTGGCCCAGGAGTACGCCGAGCTGGTCTACAACGGCCTCTGGTTCAGCCGCCACCGCCAGGACCTAGACGCTTACGTGGCCTCCACTCAGCGCCATGTGACAGGGACGGTGCGACTGAAGCTGCACAAGGGGCGGGCGGTGGCCGTGGGCAGGAAGTCGCCCCGCAGCCTCTACGACTTCTCCCTGGCCACCTACGAGGCAGGGGACGCCTTCGACCACCGGGCCTCGCCCGGCTTCATCCACATTTGGGGCCTGCCGGTGCGGGTACAGGCCCAGGCCCAGCCCCTGGAGGAGGGGGAGGACGTGGGCGGGGAACAGGGACAGCATTGA
- a CDS encoding aspartate aminotransferase family protein encodes MKDWRGLEAQFMFPLFRRQPVVLVRGEGCYVWDDRGRRYLDLVAGIATVSLGHCHPVVVEALTEQARTLMHVSNLFYTVPQVELAELLCRASGMDRAFFCNSGAEAVEAAIKLARRWGRDHRRGAYEIIVAEGAFHGRTLATVAASGVERYRAPFEPLPPGFVRVPFGDADAVRRATTERTAAVLLEPVQGENGVIVPPPDYLRRVRDWCREAGILFMLDEVQTGLGRCGALFAHQLYDAPPDVMALAKGLGGGFPIGALLAREGAAAFVAGDHGSTFGGNPLACRVACRVVGYMLEEDLPGRAAELGRFLSERLSALADRHPLVREVRGLGLLWAVEFTRDAAEQAVALSLEEGLLVNNVRPNALRLMPPLTIAREELEWAVAALDRVIGRIESQMEC; translated from the coding sequence ATGAAGGACTGGCGGGGCCTGGAAGCCCAGTTCATGTTCCCCCTCTTCCGGCGCCAGCCGGTGGTGCTGGTGCGGGGCGAGGGATGCTATGTCTGGGACGACCGCGGCCGCCGCTATCTCGATCTGGTGGCCGGCATCGCCACCGTCAGCCTGGGCCACTGCCACCCGGTGGTGGTGGAGGCCCTCACGGAGCAGGCCCGCACCCTGATGCACGTCTCCAACCTGTTCTACACGGTGCCGCAGGTGGAGCTGGCCGAACTCCTCTGCCGGGCATCGGGGATGGACCGCGCCTTCTTCTGCAACTCGGGGGCGGAGGCGGTGGAGGCGGCCATCAAGCTGGCCCGTCGCTGGGGCCGAGACCACCGTCGCGGCGCCTACGAGATCATCGTGGCCGAGGGGGCCTTTCACGGCCGCACCCTGGCCACGGTGGCGGCCAGCGGCGTGGAGCGCTACCGCGCCCCCTTCGAGCCGCTGCCGCCCGGCTTCGTGCGGGTGCCCTTCGGCGACGCCGACGCCGTCCGCCGCGCCACCACCGAGCGCACCGCTGCCGTGCTGCTGGAGCCGGTGCAGGGCGAGAACGGGGTCATCGTGCCGCCGCCCGATTACCTGCGGCGGGTGCGAGACTGGTGCCGCGAGGCTGGCATCCTGTTCATGCTGGACGAAGTCCAGACGGGGCTGGGGCGCTGCGGGGCCCTCTTCGCCCACCAGCTATACGATGCCCCACCCGACGTGATGGCCCTGGCCAAGGGGCTGGGCGGTGGCTTCCCCATCGGTGCACTGCTGGCCCGCGAGGGGGCTGCCGCCTTCGTGGCAGGCGACCACGGCTCTACCTTCGGCGGCAACCCCCTGGCCTGCAGGGTGGCCTGCCGGGTCGTGGGCTACATGCTGGAAGAGGATCTGCCGGGGCGGGCCGCCGAGTTGGGGCGCTTTCTGTCCGAGCGCCTCTCGGCCCTGGCCGACCGCCACCCCCTGGTGCGGGAGGTGCGGGGGCTGGGCCTCCTCTGGGCGGTGGAGTTCACCCGGGACGCCGCCGAGCAGGCGGTGGCCCTCTCCCTGGAAGAGGGCCTGCTGGTGAACAACGTCCGTCCCAACGCGCTGCGACTGATGCCGCCCCTGACCATCGCCCGCGAGGAGCTGGAGTGGGCGGTGGCGGCCCTGGACAGGGTCATCGGCCGCATCGAGTCCCAGATGGAGTGCTGA
- the argB gene encoding acetylglutamate kinase codes for MDTVVVKIGGSTLGEHDTSLDDLAALWRRGLRPVVVHGGGALISSWLSRLGAPVRFHRGQRVTDAEALQVVTAVLAGLVNKELVASLQKRGVPALGLSGADGGLLRARVFEPELGLVGEVTDVDADLVQALLGKGLLPVVAPIALEWESGTASGRLLNVNADLAAGAVAAALGARLLVLLTDVPGVLDDEGRVRQRLTAAEATRLMEARVIDGGMVPKVEACLRARAAGVAAIIVDGRQPGALLAAVGGQTVGTVVE; via the coding sequence ATGGACACGGTAGTGGTCAAGATAGGCGGTTCCACCCTGGGCGAGCACGACACCAGCCTGGACGACCTGGCCGCCCTCTGGCGCCGGGGCCTGCGGCCGGTGGTAGTTCACGGCGGCGGCGCCCTCATCTCCTCCTGGCTTTCGCGCCTGGGCGCCCCCGTCCGCTTCCACCGGGGGCAGAGGGTCACCGATGCCGAGGCCCTGCAGGTGGTGACGGCGGTGCTGGCGGGCCTGGTCAACAAGGAGCTGGTGGCGTCCCTCCAGAAACGGGGCGTCCCAGCCCTGGGCCTGTCGGGGGCCGACGGTGGCCTGCTGCGTGCCCGCGTCTTCGAGCCTGAGCTGGGGCTGGTGGGCGAGGTCACGGACGTGGACGCCGACTTGGTGCAGGCGCTCCTCGGAAAGGGGCTGCTGCCAGTGGTGGCCCCCATCGCCCTGGAGTGGGAGAGCGGGACAGCCAGCGGACGCCTGCTGAACGTCAACGCCGACCTGGCAGCGGGCGCGGTGGCCGCCGCCCTGGGTGCCCGCCTGCTGGTGCTGCTGACGGACGTCCCCGGCGTGCTGGACGACGAGGGAAGGGTGCGTCAGCGGCTGACGGCGGCCGAGGCGACTAGGCTGATGGAGGCGAGGGTCATCGACGGCGGGATGGTGCCCAAGGTGGAGGCCTGTCTGAGGGCGCGGGCGGCGGGCGTCGCCGCCATCATCGTCGACGGGCGCCAGCCGGGTGCCCTGCTGGCAGCGGTGGGCGGGCAGACGGTGGGCACCGTCGTCGAGTAG
- the argJ gene encoding bifunctional glutamate N-acetyltransferase/amino-acid acetyltransferase ArgJ, translating into MSDALQVLESGTVTTPRGFVAGAAHAGIRYNPSKYDLGLLLSEAPCTAAAVYTSNRVQAAPLLVTREHLADGRAQAIIANSGCANAATGARGLEDARQMARLAARRLGLSPQDVVVASTGVIGTFLPMEKIALTLERIGLSAEGGRDFALAIMTTDTRPKHLAVRFGPYALGGVAKGAGMIHPNMATMLCFLTTDAPVAQPFLQEALRAAVDASFNLIDVDSDTSTNDMAVVLANGLGGGEAIDHGHPLAGAFREALTLACQRLARAMVLDAEGASRLIEMTVEGAASLQDARRAAREVVRSLGVKTAVKGADPNWGRVVAALGNSGCQLALDRLTLWLRDGEGEDLCLFRLGAPHPFDEARARALLRQREVRFRAHLGLGEATAVAWGSDLTEDYVRLNSLYTT; encoded by the coding sequence ATGAGCGACGCGCTGCAAGTGCTGGAGTCGGGCACCGTCACCACCCCCAGGGGATTCGTGGCCGGTGCGGCCCACGCCGGCATCCGCTACAACCCCAGCAAGTACGACCTGGGCCTTCTCCTGTCCGAGGCGCCCTGTACCGCCGCTGCCGTCTACACCAGTAACCGCGTCCAGGCGGCCCCCCTGCTGGTGACCAGGGAGCACCTGGCCGACGGCCGCGCCCAGGCCATCATCGCCAACTCGGGCTGCGCCAACGCCGCCACCGGCGCCCGCGGCCTGGAAGACGCCCGCCAGATGGCCCGCCTGGCGGCCCGTCGCCTGGGCCTGTCGCCCCAGGACGTGGTGGTGGCATCCACTGGCGTTATCGGCACCTTCCTGCCCATGGAGAAGATCGCCCTGACCCTGGAGAGGATCGGCTTGAGCGCCGAGGGCGGCCGCGACTTCGCCCTGGCCATCATGACCACGGACACCCGTCCCAAGCACCTGGCTGTCCGCTTCGGCCCCTACGCCCTGGGCGGGGTAGCCAAGGGCGCCGGCATGATCCACCCCAACATGGCCACCATGCTCTGCTTCCTCACCACCGACGCCCCGGTGGCCCAGCCCTTCCTCCAGGAGGCGTTGCGGGCTGCGGTGGACGCCTCCTTCAATCTCATAGACGTGGACTCGGACACCAGCACCAACGACATGGCCGTGGTGCTGGCCAATGGCCTGGGCGGGGGAGAGGCCATCGACCACGGTCACCCCCTGGCCGGTGCCTTCCGAGAGGCGCTGACGCTGGCCTGCCAGCGCCTGGCCCGGGCCATGGTCCTGGACGCCGAGGGCGCCAGCCGCCTCATCGAGATGACCGTCGAGGGGGCGGCCTCCCTCCAGGACGCCCGCCGCGCCGCCCGCGAGGTGGTGCGCTCCCTGGGGGTGAAGACAGCGGTGAAGGGCGCCGACCCCAACTGGGGACGGGTGGTGGCCGCCCTGGGCAACTCGGGCTGCCAGCTGGCCTTGGACCGCCTCACCCTCTGGCTCCGGGACGGCGAGGGTGAGGATCTCTGCCTGTTCCGCCTGGGGGCGCCCCATCCCTTCGACGAGGCCCGCGCCCGTGCCCTCCTGCGCCAGCGGGAGGTCCGCTTCCGCGCCCACCTGGGCCTGGGCGAGGCGACAGCCGTAGCCTGGGGGTCCGACCTCACCGAGGACTACGTGCGCCTCAACAGCCTCTACACCACCTAG
- the argC gene encoding N-acetyl-gamma-glutamyl-phosphate reductase, translating into MFKIGILGVTGYAGAELARILRLHPQARVVSVTGRSAAGRPLAQVFPHLACYDLTVREELDDGVDVVFSALPHAASAEALLPYVRAGLPVIDLSADFRLRDPQEYARWYGLQHPAPELLERSVYGLTELNREALRSAQVVANPGCYPTAAVLALAPALRAGIVEPDAVVDAKSGISGAGRTLALSYHYSEANESVAAYGLGGHRHQPEMVQELARLSPEGTRPRLTFVPHLVPMTRGILCTCYAPLRPGALPEGEAGRRALWELYRQFYRDEPFVQVVSEPPSTKQTLGSNLCLVYPTLDEAAGRLVAVSAIDNLVKGAAGQAVQNMNVMLGLPETMGLEMPALYP; encoded by the coding sequence ATGTTCAAGATCGGCATCCTGGGAGTCACAGGCTACGCCGGCGCCGAGCTGGCCCGCATCCTGCGCCTCCACCCTCAGGCCAGGGTGGTCTCGGTGACGGGGAGGTCGGCGGCGGGCAGGCCGCTGGCGCAGGTGTTCCCTCACCTGGCCTGCTACGACCTGACGGTCCGGGAGGAGCTGGACGACGGGGTGGACGTGGTCTTCTCGGCCCTGCCCCATGCTGCCAGCGCCGAGGCCCTCCTGCCGTACGTCCGTGCCGGGCTGCCCGTCATCGACCTGTCGGCCGACTTCCGCCTGCGGGATCCCCAGGAATACGCCCGTTGGTACGGCCTCCAGCATCCGGCGCCGGAGCTTCTGGAGCGCTCCGTCTATGGCCTCACCGAGCTGAACCGCGAGGCCCTGCGCTCGGCCCAGGTGGTGGCCAATCCGGGCTGCTACCCCACCGCCGCAGTGCTGGCCCTGGCTCCCGCCCTGAGGGCCGGCATCGTCGAGCCAGACGCGGTGGTGGACGCCAAGTCGGGCATCTCGGGAGCGGGTCGCACCCTGGCCCTCTCTTACCACTATTCCGAGGCCAACGAGAGCGTGGCCGCCTACGGCCTGGGGGGGCACCGTCACCAGCCGGAGATGGTCCAGGAGCTGGCCCGCCTCTCGCCCGAGGGCACCCGTCCCCGCCTCACCTTCGTCCCTCACCTCGTGCCCATGACTAGGGGCATCCTCTGCACGTGCTATGCCCCCCTCCGCCCGGGGGCCTTGCCAGAGGGCGAGGCGGGCCGCCGCGCCCTCTGGGAGCTGTATCGCCAGTTCTACCGCGACGAGCCCTTCGTGCAGGTGGTGTCCGAGCCGCCCTCCACCAAGCAGACCCTGGGCAGCAACCTTTGTCTCGTCTACCCGACCCTGGACGAGGCGGCAGGCCGACTGGTGGCCGTCAGCGCCATCGACAACCTGGTGAAGGGGGCGGCCGGGCAGGCCGTCCAGAACATGAACGTGATGCTGGGCCTGCCCGAGACCATGGGGCTGGAGATGCCCGCCCTCTACCCCTGA
- a CDS encoding helix-turn-helix domain-containing protein — MARKGPVWDAGQVRRLRRFLGLSQAQLARELGVRQQTVSDWETARYRPRGASARLLTLVAERAGFPYGQGAEGEQGPGDA, encoded by the coding sequence ATGGCGAGGAAGGGGCCTGTATGGGACGCCGGGCAGGTGCGGCGTCTGCGTCGCTTCCTGGGCCTCAGCCAGGCCCAGCTGGCCCGCGAGCTGGGCGTTCGCCAGCAGACCGTGAGCGACTGGGAGACGGCCCGCTACCGGCCGCGAGGCGCCTCCGCCCGCCTGCTGACGCTGGTGGCCGAGCGGGCAGGGTTCCCTTACGGCCAGGGGGCCGAGGGTGAACAGGGGCCAGGCGACGCCTGA
- a CDS encoding DUF2851 family protein translates to MNRGQATPEGAGAGERWLARLWQDAALPPAALRTRDGQRLRVVFRGLPNPGPGPDFRYALIASEGGLLRGDVEVHVLASDFRRHRHHLDPAYNGLALHVVMWDDEGRDTELACGRRVPVVAVGPHLHGPRPEAWREPCRSALERLGARETAHRLDKMGEMRLRQKAHRLRREVAALGREEALYRALATACGYGGNEEDFATVAEALPWAGLRRSLAGAPVAEAASLALRLLSAHLPPAAGGRRRRGRPANALHRRLGAFACLLATLAGPGLAASLLPPVAAADAPRLLKAIMVRGPWGSIGRGRAVEIAVNAVLPFALALAEEARQRPLEAAVLQAYRSLPRPGSYGCTRHLEEALVGGVPVGAQRQQGMLYLYRHYCTQGGCGRCPLS, encoded by the coding sequence GTGAACAGGGGCCAGGCGACGCCTGAGGGGGCCGGGGCCGGCGAGAGGTGGCTGGCCCGGCTCTGGCAGGACGCCGCCCTGCCGCCCGCCGCCCTGCGCACCCGCGACGGGCAGCGCCTGCGGGTGGTCTTCCGCGGCCTTCCCAACCCCGGGCCGGGCCCCGATTTCCGTTACGCCCTCATCGCCAGCGAGGGAGGGCTCCTGCGGGGGGACGTGGAGGTCCATGTCCTGGCCAGCGACTTTCGTCGCCACCGCCACCATCTGGACCCGGCCTACAACGGCCTGGCCCTGCACGTGGTGATGTGGGACGACGAGGGCCGTGACACCGAGCTGGCCTGCGGACGGCGCGTTCCCGTGGTGGCCGTGGGGCCTCACCTGCACGGGCCTCGTCCCGAAGCCTGGCGGGAGCCGTGCCGCAGCGCCCTGGAACGGCTGGGGGCACGGGAGACGGCCCATCGCCTGGACAAAATGGGCGAGATGCGGCTGCGCCAGAAGGCCCACCGCTTGCGGCGAGAGGTGGCCGCCCTGGGTAGGGAGGAGGCCCTCTATCGCGCCCTGGCAACCGCCTGCGGCTACGGCGGCAACGAGGAGGACTTCGCCACTGTGGCCGAGGCCCTGCCCTGGGCCGGCCTGCGGCGAAGCCTGGCCGGGGCGCCCGTGGCGGAGGCCGCATCGCTGGCCCTGCGTCTCCTGTCGGCCCACCTGCCCCCCGCTGCCGGCGGCAGGCGACGGCGGGGGCGGCCGGCCAACGCCCTCCACCGCCGCCTGGGGGCCTTCGCCTGCCTGCTGGCGACGCTGGCTGGTCCTGGGCTGGCAGCCAGCCTCCTGCCACCGGTGGCGGCCGCCGATGCCCCACGGCTACTGAAGGCCATCATGGTGCGGGGGCCCTGGGGAAGCATCGGTCGGGGGAGGGCGGTGGAGATAGCCGTCAACGCCGTGCTGCCCTTCGCCCTGGCCCTGGCCGAGGAGGCCCGCCAGCGTCCCTTGGAGGCGGCGGTCCTGCAGGCCTACCGCTCCCTGCCGCGGCCCGGCTCCTACGGATGCACCCGCCACCTGGAGGAGGCCCTGGTCGGCGGCGTTCCCGTGGGCGCCCAGCGGCAGCAGGGAATGCTCTACCTCTACCGCCACTATTGCACCCAGGGCGGCTGTGGCCGCTGCCCCCTCTCTTAG
- the era gene encoding GTPase Era — MAEAKKGRRRKAPFRAGVVAILGRPNVGKSTLLNQLLQFKVSAVAPKPQTTRENIKGILTGPDYQIVLLDTPGYLGRPAHLLDQQMVRLARDALLEADLVVLMVEPLPPGDIEETIMKMLAEERKAAILAINKVDTLRNKAQLLPVMDEYARRHPFREIVPISALKADGVDLLLQLMVRHLPEGDPLYPPDEVTDRSERALAADIVREEVYHLYRQEVPYAVAVAIDEFREQDPEHGGKDYIRALVFVERQGQKGILIGKGGQALKEVGTRARQQLELLLGRPIYLELWVKVRPGWRKDPQFLRWLQETNR, encoded by the coding sequence ATGGCCGAGGCGAAGAAGGGACGTCGGCGCAAGGCCCCCTTTCGGGCCGGCGTGGTGGCCATCCTGGGGAGGCCCAATGTGGGCAAGTCCACCCTCCTCAACCAGCTGCTGCAGTTCAAGGTCTCGGCCGTGGCCCCCAAGCCCCAGACCACCCGCGAAAACATCAAGGGCATCCTCACCGGCCCCGACTACCAGATAGTCCTGCTGGACACCCCTGGCTACCTAGGCCGGCCCGCCCACCTGCTGGACCAACAGATGGTGCGGCTGGCCCGCGACGCCCTCCTGGAGGCGGACCTGGTGGTGCTGATGGTGGAGCCCCTGCCCCCTGGCGACATCGAGGAGACCATCATGAAGATGCTGGCCGAGGAGAGGAAGGCGGCCATCCTGGCCATCAACAAGGTGGACACGCTGCGCAACAAGGCCCAGCTGCTGCCGGTGATGGACGAATACGCCCGCAGGCACCCCTTTCGAGAGATCGTGCCCATCAGCGCCCTCAAGGCCGACGGCGTGGACCTGCTCCTGCAGCTCATGGTCCGTCACCTGCCAGAAGGGGACCCCCTCTATCCCCCGGATGAGGTGACCGACCGCAGCGAACGGGCCCTCGCCGCCGACATCGTGCGGGAGGAGGTCTACCACCTCTACCGTCAGGAAGTGCCTTACGCCGTGGCGGTGGCCATCGACGAGTTCCGGGAGCAGGACCCCGAGCATGGGGGAAAGGACTACATCCGCGCCCTGGTGTTCGTGGAGCGGCAGGGGCAAAAGGGGATCCTCATCGGCAAGGGGGGACAGGCCCTCAAGGAGGTGGGCACCCGGGCCCGCCAGCAGTTGGAGCTGTTGCTCGGGCGCCCCATCTACCTGGAGCTGTGGGTGAAGGTGCGGCCTGGCTGGCGGAAGGACCCTCAATTCCTGCGCTGGCTCCAGGAGACCAACCGCTGA
- a CDS encoding bifunctional nuclease family protein: protein MIEMVVDSVRVSLSTYQRVVILKEKEADRYLPIWIGPAEADAIAVRLQEVAVPRPLTHDLLRSVIEALGASVSYVLVNDLANDTFYAKIYLEVNGRLLEVDSRPSDAIALAVRVQAPIFAEESVLERAGVRLDEEGQLVEGPQEGPQEPERGRGVTAEELEKLSPFREVIESLNLEDLGKEQQDS from the coding sequence GTGATCGAGATGGTGGTGGACAGCGTCCGGGTGAGCCTCTCCACTTATCAGCGGGTGGTCATCCTCAAAGAGAAGGAGGCTGACCGCTACCTGCCCATCTGGATCGGCCCCGCCGAGGCCGACGCCATCGCCGTGCGGCTGCAGGAGGTGGCGGTGCCCCGGCCCCTCACCCACGACCTGCTGCGCAGCGTCATCGAGGCCCTGGGCGCCTCCGTGAGCTATGTGCTGGTGAACGACCTGGCCAACGACACCTTCTACGCCAAGATCTACCTGGAGGTGAACGGCCGCCTCCTGGAGGTGGACTCTCGCCCCAGCGACGCCATTGCCCTGGCCGTCCGCGTCCAGGCCCCCATCTTCGCCGAGGAATCGGTCCTGGAGAGGGCGGGGGTGCGGCTGGACGAGGAAGGGCAGCTGGTGGAAGGCCCCCAGGAGGGCCCCCAGGAGCCCGAGCGGGGCCGCGGCGTCACCGCCGAGGAGCTGGAGAAGCTCTCGCCCTTCCGCGAGGTCATCGAGAGCCTGAACCTGGAAGACCTGGGCAAGGAGCAGCAGGACTCCTAG
- a CDS encoding AtpZ/AtpI family protein, translating to MGRLPPSVRLIGIGWYVALCIGLGAGLGAFLDDRLDTRPLLTMLGLFSGLALAFWGGIRMLLDLIRASGPKGRKGP from the coding sequence TTGGGACGCCTCCCCCCCAGCGTGCGCCTGATCGGCATTGGCTGGTACGTGGCACTCTGCATCGGGCTGGGAGCGGGTCTGGGGGCCTTCCTGGACGATAGGTTGGACACCCGCCCGCTCCTCACCATGCTGGGCCTCTTCTCGGGCCTGGCACTCGCCTTCTGGGGAGGCATCCGCATGCTCCTGGACCTGATACGGGCCAGCGGGCCCAAGGGGCGCAAGGGCCCATGA
- a CDS encoding F0F1 ATP synthase subunit A: MRGRLLVLGAIALAGVGFIFLRGPSPHIQIRPEVLADFGLVKITNTMVTSWVVVLLMVGTVFLLTRRWELVPRGAQNFIEAVIEAFYNLVTGVAGEKNGRRFFPVVATIFFFILFANWFALTPLFNVVGLVKQVPSEAVAEHPEGKVFVMDKVDVGPLPVGLVPFPGLGQWQGEAIELGEPGAQEEVRHAEEEGKLVGEFLPFLRSMNTDVNMPLALALAATIAVEYWGITALGLGTYAGKFFNFGRLVRGIVSFRPSLVFEGVIDAFVGVLELFSEIIRIISFTFRLFGNMFAGEVVILMFTFLTPLLLTLPFYGLELFVGVIQAFIFAILTLVFGMAAVSHGAHEAGEHAAGHAGHVEEATAVAGHTSS, from the coding sequence ATGAGGGGCAGACTACTGGTGCTGGGGGCCATCGCCCTGGCGGGCGTGGGCTTCATCTTCCTGCGCGGCCCCAGCCCCCACATCCAGATCCGCCCCGAGGTGTTGGCCGATTTCGGCCTGGTGAAGATCACCAACACCATGGTCACCTCGTGGGTGGTGGTGCTGCTGATGGTGGGCACCGTCTTCCTCCTCACTCGGCGGTGGGAGTTGGTGCCCCGGGGTGCTCAGAACTTCATCGAGGCAGTCATCGAGGCCTTCTACAACCTGGTGACGGGCGTGGCTGGCGAGAAGAACGGTCGCCGCTTCTTCCCCGTCGTTGCCACCATCTTCTTCTTCATCCTCTTCGCCAACTGGTTCGCCCTGACGCCTCTCTTCAACGTCGTTGGCCTGGTGAAGCAGGTACCTTCGGAGGCGGTGGCGGAGCACCCGGAGGGCAAGGTCTTCGTGATGGACAAAGTGGACGTGGGGCCGCTGCCGGTGGGCCTCGTGCCCTTCCCGGGGCTCGGCCAGTGGCAGGGGGAGGCTATTGAGCTGGGCGAGCCGGGGGCGCAGGAGGAGGTCCGCCATGCCGAGGAGGAAGGCAAGCTGGTGGGCGAGTTCCTGCCCTTCCTGCGTAGCATGAACACCGACGTCAACATGCCCCTGGCGCTGGCCCTGGCAGCAACCATCGCCGTGGAGTACTGGGGCATTACCGCCCTGGGGCTGGGCACCTATGCTGGCAAGTTCTTCAACTTCGGGCGTCTGGTGCGCGGCATCGTTTCGTTCAGGCCGTCGCTGGTGTTCGAGGGCGTCATAGATGCTTTCGTGGGCGTCCTCGAGCTCTTTTCGGAGATCATCCGCATCATCAGCTTCACCTTCCGTCTCTTCGGCAATATGTTCGCCGGAGAGGTGGTCATCCTCATGTTCACCTTCCTGACGCCCCTGCTGCTTACGCTGCCCTTCTATGGCCTCGAATTGTTCGTCGGCGTGATCCAGGCTTTCATTTTCGCGATCCTGACCCTGGTTTTCGGGATGGCAGCCGTCTCCCATGGCGCTCACGAGGCTGGGGAGCACGCGGCTGGCCATGCTGGCCATGTCGAGGAAGCAACGGCCGTAGCTGGCCACACATCAAGCTAG
- a CDS encoding ATP synthase F0 subunit C, whose amino-acid sequence MDLFLAVLPPVVEALRAAAQEQTNMAFTDEGLRFLAAGMSIAFGVIAPALAIGNLVGKAMEALGRNPEAQPAIQTNMILGLAFAEALGIYALVTAVMIGFVF is encoded by the coding sequence ATGGACCTGTTCCTGGCTGTTCTGCCGCCGGTAGTGGAGGCCCTGCGGGCCGCCGCCCAGGAGCAGACAAACATGGCCTTCACCGACGAAGGTCTGCGTTTCCTGGCGGCGGGCATGTCCATAGCCTTTGGCGTCATTGCGCCCGCCCTGGCCATCGGTAACCTCGTCGGGAAGGCCATGGAGGCCCTGGGCCGCAACCCTGAGGCCCAGCCGGCCATCCAGACCAACATGATCCTGGGCCTCGCTTTCGCGGAGGCGCTGGGCATTTACGCCCTGGTCACCGCCGTCATGATCGGCTTCGTGTTCTAG